From a region of the Sesamum indicum cultivar Zhongzhi No. 13 linkage group LG3, S_indicum_v1.0, whole genome shotgun sequence genome:
- the LOC105159136 gene encoding subtilisin-like protease SBT1.9, protein MHQPLQSKTMGVAVIILSWLLLDHHFHHVSAERSVYIVHMDKSSMPKAFSSHHYWYSSMLKSVKSEPQASFNSLKAEPKLIYTYDNAFHGFSALVSKAELEALKKSPGFISAYSDHILTPDTTHSYKFLSLNTATGLWPASKYGKDVIIGVVDSGIWPESPSFRDDGMTEIPARWKGICQEGEQFNSSSCNKKIIGARYFNNGFQAGNPDLPIDVNSARDMDGHGTHVASIAAGNFVDGVSFFGYAPGTARGVAPRARLAVYKVLWRGGTSSDILAGIDQAVADGVDIISISISNRNTNLYENPLAIASFGAREKGILVCLSAGNRGPSFATLRSGIPWAVVVASGTIDRWFAGTLTMGNGKTITGWTTFPARTPVRDLPLVYNKTLSACDSNELLAEAPDQSVVVCDITIENRSFIFAMVYLSESNVRAAIIIAEDISILRSVSFPYPGVVISPTEARQVIDYASSSSAPRVSIDFQQTVLGTGPRAAPALSDDSSRGPARSYPHILKPDIMAPGVLILAAYYPYAVGPRIGKNIFLSSDYTLLSGTSMACPHIAGVAALLKAAHPEWSPAAIQSAMMTTANPLDNTNQPIKEQDNTVALPLGMGSGLVDPNRALDPGLVYDASQQDLVNLVCSMNFTLEQTQTIIRSSYNCSTPSSNLNYPSFIAIYNSPDQGRTLTRRFQRTLTNVGDGAATYRVKLEKPKNTKIQIRPQILVFKKKYEKQSYSLTITFKAPDFTTGAPDGSITWIDNRGKYSVRSPIMLSPGVADD, encoded by the coding sequence ATGCATCAACCACTTCAGAGTAAAACAATGGGAGTTGCTGTGATTATACTCTCATGGTTGCTTCTCGATCACCATTTTCATCATGTTTCAGCTGAAAGATCAGTGTACATTGTTCATATGGATAAATCCTCCATGCCAAAGGCATTTTCCAGTCACCATTATTGGTATTCTTCCATGCTTAAATCTGTAAAGTCAGAGCCTCAGGCATCATTCAACAGCCTGAAAGCTGAGCCAAAGCTTATCTACACTTATGACAATGCCTTTCATGGATTCAGCGCACTGGTATCTAAAGCTGAACTGGAAGCCCTAAAGAAGTCACCAGGGTTCATTTCGGCCTATTCCGATCATATTCTCACACCAGACACCACCCATTCCTATAAATTCCTGTCCCTCAACACTGCCACAGGCTTGTGGCCAGCATCAAAGTATGGCAAAGATGTGATCATCGGAGTTGTCGACAGCGGAATTTGGCCGGAAAGTCCGAGCTTTAGGGATGATGGAATGACTGAAATCCCTGCAAGGTGGAAGGGAATTTGCCAAGAAGGGGAACAATTCAATTCGTCTTCGTgcaacaagaaaattattggaGCCAGATATTTCAATAATGGGTTTCAAGCTGGGAATCCCGATCTTCCAATAGATGTGAACTCTGCTAGAGATATGGATGGTCACGGCACCCACGTTGCGTCCATTGCTGCTGGAAATTTTGTGGATGGTGTTTCGTTCTTCGGTTATGCCCCTGGAACGGCAAGAGGGGTTGCTCCGCGTGCGAGGCTGGCGGTTTATAAGGTCTTGTGGAGAGGAGGCACTAGCTCCGATATACTCGCGGGCATCGACCAGGCTGTGGCTGATGGAGTCGATATAATTTCGATTTCAATCAGTAACCGTAACACTAATCTGTATGAGAACCCTCTTGCAATAGCTAGCTTCGGTGCCAGGGAGAAAGGGATCCTGGTTTGTCTATCAGCTGGAAATCGCGGCCCGTCTTTTGCCACTTTACGATCGGGGATCCCGTGGGCTGTCGTAGTTGCATCAGGGACAATTGATCGGTGGTTTGCCGGAACTTTGACCATGGGGAATGGAAAAACCATCACGGGATGGACAACGTTTCCTGCCAGAACGCCGGTTAGAGACTTGCCACTTGTTTACAACAAGACCTTATCCGCCTGTGACTCAAATGAATTACTGGCAGAAGCCCCTGATCAAAGTGTTGTCGTATGTGACATAACGATTGAAAATAGAAGCTTCATTTTCGCAATGGTATATCTATCCGAGTCTAATGTCCGAGCAGCTATCATCATTGCTGAAGATATCAGCATATTGCGATCTGTTTCGTTTCCTTACCCTGGAGTTGTAATTAGCCCCACAGAAGCACGACAGGTGATCGATTATGCATCTAGTAGTTCTGCACCAAGAGTAAGCATTGATTTCCAACAAACAGTTCTGGGGACGGGGCCAAGAGCTGCTCCGGCCTTATCAGATGACTCATCAAGAGGCCCTGCTCGAAGTTATCCACACATCTTGAAGCCAGACATAATGGCGCCAGGAGTGTTAATCTTAGCGGCCTATTACCCTTATGCTGTAGGACCAAGAATCGGTAAGAACATATTCTTATCCAGTGACTACACTCTCTTGTCAGGCACATCAATGGCTTGCCCTCATATCGCCGGAGTTGCTGCACTCCTCAAAGCTGCTCACCCTGAATGGAGCCCAGCAGCCATTCAATCCGCCATGATGACAACTGCTAATCCTCTTGATAACACTAATCAACCCATCAAGGAACAGGACAACACAGTTGCCTTGCCTTTAGGCATGGGATCAGGGTTGGTCGATCCAAACCGAGCACTTGATCCAGGCCTTGTTTACGATGCATCTCAACAAGACCTTGTAAATCTTGTCTGCTCCATGAATTTCACTCTCGAGCAAACTCAAACCATTATTAGATCGAGCTACAATTGCTCGACTCCATCCTCCAACCTGAATTACCCGTCTTTTATCGCTATTTATAACTCCCCAGATCAAGGAAGGACTTTAACCCGGAGATTCCAGAGGACTCTCACGAATGTAGGGGATGGTGCAGCCACATACAGAGTTAAGTTGGAAAAACCAAAGAATACCAAAATCCAGATTCGGCCACAGATTTTAGTGTTTAAGAAGAAATATGAGAAGCAGAGCTATTCTTTAACCATTACTTTTAAAGCGCCTGATTTTACGACTGGTGCACCAGACGGATCGATCACTTGGATCGATAATAGAGGCAAGTACAGTGTGAGGAGTCCCATTATGTTGTCTCCAGGGGTGGCCGACGATTGA
- the LOC105159137 gene encoding polyadenylate-binding protein 8-like gives MAQIQVQHQNVAAAGPNGVAAPGGAAAAAAGQFMSTSLYVGDLDLNVTDSQLYDLFNQVGQVVSVRVCRDLSTRRSLGYGYVNYSNPQDAARALEVLNFTPLNNKSIRVMYSHRDPSIRKSGTANIFIKNLDKTIDNKALHDTFSSFGNILSCKIATDPNGQSKGYGFVQFDSDEAAQSAIDKLNGMLINDKQVYVGHFLRKQERETALHKTKFNNVYVKNLAESTTDDDLKKIFGEYGAITSSVVMRDADGKSKCFGFVNFENADDAAKAVEALNGKKVDDKEWYVGKAQKKSEREQELKNRFEQTAREAIDKFQGLNLYIKNLDDSIDDDKLKELFTEFGTITSCKVMRDPSGISRGSGFVAFSTPEEASRALSEMNGKMVVSKPLYVALAQRKEERRARLQAQFSQMRPVAMPPSMAPRMPMYPPGAPGIGQQLFYGQAPPAIIPQPGFGYQQQLVPGMRPGGAPMPNFFVPLVQQGQQGQRPGGRRGGGPVQQNQQPVPLMQQQMLPRGRMYRFPPGRNVPDVPIPGVAGGMLSVPYDMGGMLPRDAAVPQPMPITALASALANATPEQQRTMLGENLYPLVDQLEHEHAAKVTGMLLEMDQTEVLHLLESPEALKAKVAEAMDVLRNVQQANSPADQLASLSLNDNLVS, from the exons ATGGCGCAGATTCAAGTGCAGCACCAGAATGTGGCGGCGGCTGGGCCCAACGGAGTGGCGGCGCCAGGTGGAGCGGCAGCTGCGGCGGCTGGACAGTTTATGTCGACGTCTCTGTATGTGGGGGACTTGGACTTAAACGTGACGGACTCTCAGCTGTATGATCTGTTCAATCAGGTCGGACAGGTTGTGTCGGTTAGGGTTTGCCGAGATCTCAGTACTCGCCGCAGCCTTGGCTATGGTTATGTCAACTATAGCAATCCCCAGGATG CGGCAAGAGCTCTGGAAGTTTTGAATTTCACTCCCCTTAATAACAAGTCGATCCGAGTCATGTATTCGCATCGGGACCCAAGTATTCGTAAAAGTGGAACGGCGAATATCTTCATAAAG AATTTGGATAAAACAATTGATAACAAAGCTCTGCACGACACTTTTTCAAGCTTTGGCAACATCCTCTCGTGCAAGATTGCAACAGACCCTAATGGTCAATCAAAAGGCTATGGATTTGTACAATTTGATTCTGATGAAGCTGCACAAAGTGCTATAGATAAGTTAAATGGCATGCTTATTAATGATAAGCAAGTGTATGTTGGGCATTTCCTTCGGAAGCAGGAGAGGGAAACTGCACTACATAAGACGAAATTCAACAATGTCTATGTGAAAAATCTAGCCGAGTCCACTACAGACGatgatttgaagaaaatttttggTGAATATGGAGCAATCACTAGTTCTGTGGTGATGAGGGATGCTGATGGAAAGTCAAAATGTTTTGgatttgtcaattttgaaaatgctGATGATGCTGCTAAGGCTGTTGAAGCTCTAAATGGAAAGAAAGTTGATGACAAGGAGTGGTATGTAGGAAAAGCCCAGAAAAAGTCGGAGCGAGAGCAAGAACTTAAGAATCGATTTGAGCAGACTGCCAGGGAAGCTATTGACAAATTTCAAGggcttaatttatatattaaaaacttgGATGATAGCATTGATGATGACAAACTGAAAGAACTGTTTACAGAGTTCGGTACTATCACATCATGCAAG GTTATGCGAGATCCTAGTGGCATAAGTAGAGGATCTGGATTTGTTGCCTTTTCAACGCCGGAGGAAGCTTCTCGAGCT cttTCTGAAATGAACGGGAAAATGGTGGTCAGTAAGCCATTGTATGTTGCACTTGCGCAGCGTAAAGAGGAGCGAAGAGCAAGGTTGCAG GCTCAATTTTCGCAAATGAGGCCTGTTGCAATGCCACCATCAATGGCTCCCCGTATGCCTATGTATCCCCCTGGTGCACCAGGTATTGGCCAGCAGCTGTTTTATGGGCAAGCTCCTCCTGCTATAATTCCTCAG CCTGGCTTTGGCTATCAGCAGCAGCTTGTTCCTGGAATGCGCCCTGGAGGTGCTCCTATGCCAAATTTTTTTGTGCCCCTAGTCCAACAGGGTCAGCAGGGCCAACGTCCTGGTGGCAGGCGAGGAGGTGGTCCTGTGCAACAAAATCAGCAGCCTGTGCCGCTGATGCAGCAGCAA ATGCTACCGAGGGGTAGGATGTATCGGTTTCCTCCTGGTCGTAATGTGCCAGATGTGCCCATACCTGGGGTTGCGGGAGGGATGCTTTCTGTTCCATATGACATGGGTGGCATGCTTCCTCGAGATGCTGCTGTTCCGCAGCCCATGCCAATTACTGCTCTTGCTTCTGCTCTTGCAAATGCAACTCCTGAACAGCAGAGAACT ATGTTGGGTGAGAACTTGTATCCTCTTGTTGATCAACTGGAGCATGAGCATGCTGCGAAGGTTACAGGCATGCTTCTGGAGATGGACCAGACTGAGGTTCTGCATTTGCTTGAATCTCCTGAGGCTTTGAAAGCCAAGGTTGCTGAGGCGATGGATGTCCTGAGGAATGTTCAGCAGGCTAACAGCCCTGCCGACCAACTTGCCTCACTTTCACTGAACGACAACCTTGTTTCTTGA